The Pirellulales bacterium region CAAAGGCAACGTGCGGGCCGAAATCCAGGCCCAACTCGATAGCGCCAAACACGACGATTCCGACCCGCTCACCGGCCAGCGCCTCCCGCGCAGCCAGCGCGATTTCGCCAAAGAATATTTCGATTCGCTGCGGGAAGGGAATTAAATCAGCGGTAACGGTTCGCGACACTAGCCCGAAGCGTTCGCGAGGATGGCGCAACGCACAAGCCTCAAACTTTGAATGCACGGGATAAGGCTTCCTTGCTAGCGCTGCGGGCTCGACTTCGCAACACTGGCCCGAAGCGTTCGCGAGGCGGCGGCTGTATCGTCTGTCAATAATTCCTCGCTAACGCTTCGTCTCCGGTGGCACTGCTGTCGATCGCGAAATGCAAAGGTAGGCATCGTCTGTCAATAATTCCTCGCTAACGCTTCGTCTCCGGTGGCACTGCCGTCGATCGCGAAATGCAAAGGTAGGTATCGTCTGTCGATAATTCCTCGCTAACGCTTCGTCTCCGGTGGCACTGCCGTCGATCGCGAAATGCAAAGGGGGGTATCGTCTGTCAATAATTCCTCGCTAACGCTTCGTCTCCGGTGGCACCGCTGTCGATCGCGAAATGCAAAGGGGGGTATCGTCTGTCAATAATTCCTCGCTAACGCTTCGGGCTAGTGTGCTGATTGGCGAGGTTTGAGGGGTCGCCTACAATGCTGCGAGCAGTTGCATGTCGCCAACCGCACCTTCCACCCTTCACCCGAAGAAAACTCGCCCCCGATGAACACATCCCACGCGATCGGACTGCACCCGTTTTGCTTTTCCGCACTGACATGCCTGCTCGCTGCCGCTGCTTTGGCGAGCGGAGCGCCGGCGGCCCGCGCCGCCGACGACCCATCGGCCGATCACCATGCCAAGCGGGCCTTCGTCTACATCGGCCCGTACACCAATGGCACCAGCCGCGGCATCTATCTGTTTCGCCTGGATCGGGCATCGGGCAAGCTGGAAGCGGCCGGCGTGACGCCCAGCGACAATCCGTCGTATGTGGCGACCGATCCGGCGCAGCGGCTGCTGTTCGCCGTCGGCGAGATGGATCGTTTTAAGGGGCAGAAAGCGGGCTCGGTCAGCGCGTTTTCCCGCGACCCGGCCACCGGCGCTCTTTCGCCGCTCAATCAGCAATCGTCCGGCGGCGAAGCTCCCTGCCATCTCGTGGTCGATCACACAGGCAAGAATTTGATCGTCGCCAACTACACCGGCGGCAGCGTCGAGGTGCTGCCGATCGAAGCCGATGGCCGGCTCGGCCGGCCGAGCGATTTCGTGCAACATCGTGGCGCGGACGCGAATCCGGCGCGGCAGAAAAAGGCGCATGCGCATGGCGTGGCAATGTCGCCCGACAACCGCTTCGCGCTCGTGGCCGATCTGGGATTGGACCGCGTGTTCGTGTATCGCTTCGACGCCGAGCATGGAAAAATTTCGCCGAACGATCCGCCGTGGCTGGCCGCCGCGGCGGGGGCCGGCCCGCGGCATCTGGCCTTCCATCCCAACGGAAAATTCGTCTACGCGATCAACGAACTGAATTCGACGATCGCGCTGATGAGCTACGACGCCGCGCATGGCCGGCTGGAATCGCGGCAAACGATCTCCACGCTGCCGGCCGACGCCAAACTGCCCAAGACGGGCACCTCCTGCGCCGAACTGGTGGTCCATCCGTCGGGGCGATTTCTATATGGCTCGAATCGCGGCCACGATAGCCTGGCGATGTTTTCGATCGACCAGCAGACCGGCCGGCTGACGCCGATCGGCTACCAATCGAGCGGCGGCCACACGCCGCGCGGCTTCGACATCGATCCGTCGGGCGATTGGCTCATCGCGGCGAATCAAGACTCGGCCAATGTGGTCGTGTTTCGGATCGACCGCCAAACGGGCCGACTCATTCCGACGGGCATCACCGTAGAGGTCGATAAGCCGGTGTGCGTCAAGATTCTAGAATAGGGTTTTCGCACGTTCCTCACCCCTCACCCCTCAGTGGATGTGAAAGAATGGGGACAGGCACCTCGTGGAAAGCCTTTTATTCAGTCTTTTTCGACCGGCCCCGGAGCCAGTCCTCATTCTTTCACAAGCCCTCACCCCTTACCCTCACCCTATTCAATGTACCTCCGCAGCACGATTGCGCGGTTTACATTGTGGTTTTGGCCGCGTTCGTAGCCGACGGGGATCGAGCGGTCGAAGATGTAGAAGGCGCGATGGCGTTCGACTTCGCCGGTGTCGGAGCCGAGTTCCTCGCCCAGTTGGTATCCGTCGGGATGGCCCGCGTCGACCGATCCCCACGGCACGGCTTCGAAATAGCCGATCGTCAGCCACACGCCGAACACGTTCGACCGCGTGGTGACATTGTTCGGCAGCCGTTCCAAGCCTTGATAGGCGAAGTAGGAATTGCGCGTGGCGCTATTCCAATCAGAAACCGATGTGTTGCCGGCGAATAGCGGCGCCGTCGCGCTGTCGGGCGTCGAGCTGCTGGCCCGCATCAGCGTGGCATTTACATTGGCGTGCATCATCGCCGGGATCGGCACCAGATCGGCACCGGCGGCCGAGCGGAACGGATTGCCGAAATAGGTCGGCAGCGTCGTCGCCGGATTGACCACTGCGCCGGTCGCGCCGCCGTCGCAACGACGGCTATCGCAAAGCTGCGCAAACGTGGGAGTCGCGATTCCGTTCATCAGGCAGCTCAACACATTGGCAT contains the following coding sequences:
- a CDS encoding lactonase family protein, with translation MNTSHAIGLHPFCFSALTCLLAAAALASGAPAARAADDPSADHHAKRAFVYIGPYTNGTSRGIYLFRLDRASGKLEAAGVTPSDNPSYVATDPAQRLLFAVGEMDRFKGQKAGSVSAFSRDPATGALSPLNQQSSGGEAPCHLVVDHTGKNLIVANYTGGSVEVLPIEADGRLGRPSDFVQHRGADANPARQKKAHAHGVAMSPDNRFALVADLGLDRVFVYRFDAEHGKISPNDPPWLAAAAGAGPRHLAFHPNGKFVYAINELNSTIALMSYDAAHGRLESRQTISTLPADAKLPKTGTSCAELVVHPSGRFLYGSNRGHDSLAMFSIDQQTGRLTPIGYQSSGGHTPRGFDIDPSGDWLIAANQDSANVVVFRIDRQTGRLIPTGITVEVDKPVCVKILE